From Bacteroidales bacterium, one genomic window encodes:
- a CDS encoding DUF2723 domain-containing protein has protein sequence MEIRRFNRINNIVAVIVLVVASVTYLSTIEPSVSFWDCGEFIASSYKLEVGHAPGNPVFQVIARAFTFFGDKMHAAKLINSMSALCSGFTIFFLYLTIVHLVRRITEKKRKMVFANGSNASGAAEGEFSLGDAIAMYAAGVVGALAYCWSDTFWFSAVEGEVYAMSSLFTAVVVWAMLKWEEEADEKYANRWIVLIAVLMGLSIGVQLLNLLAIPALVFVYYYKKYTVTKKGAFKVMLLSFVLIALVLWFIVPYTAKFAAYTDLLFVNGLGLPVNSGAAFFVAAILALCFWGVYRTYKTKKAIWNTIWLCLASILIGYSVFAVVIIRSSVNTPTNEYQPDNPFTLVRYLSREQYGSQPLLYGETYASTLKEIKVPHYYNIMHGKYVKLDAPAEPVYNSDTKMVFPRMYSSADPSYADFYNMYTNGGGRYIEGSDYKMPTMGANLKYFFDYQLDFMYFRYFMWNFVGRQNDLQASVPGDIYKGNWESGIKFLDKARLGDQSEGPAYIVHSRAKNHFYFLPLILGLIGLWYQYKKDKRNFVVTLLLFFMTGIAIILYLNQTPYQPRERDYAYAGSFYAFAIWIGIAAMWLAEVLEKLMKKPVAASAVAGVLCLLVPIQMVSQTWNDHDRSGRYTCRDMAYNYLQNCDKDAILITHGDNDTFPLWYIQEVEGVRTDVRIVNTSLLGTDWYIDQMQLQQYDSKPIKFSIKKEQYYYGCNDYVQVVDRIKGPILASDAMDIFEDPSITIPLTDGKDHNFIPCKHLLIPVNKENVKKYHIVAEKDYDKILDTVELVIPSNVSSITKTDLMLLDYLAHYKWDRPLYMLSRGGDVNIGEKDYLQYDGFGYKFVPIKSATGQAAGNIDQVDADALYNRVMNVYRLNSLKAPVNIDYQNLLTFNSLISIREIMTNTAKALLQVGEKEKAVKVLDRMQEVMPEKNFPLNNSIISSVNDAAVMDAIIVYLECGQKAKGVALGEKMVEETEQHILLFSKPYHGKLISEDNLKRNLYYLLMIADAYRQGGATAEAKALSDKANKYISFFNGEPVTPDKPVTYGAQGQPAANAGQPASNADQPASNVTPDSAS, from the coding sequence ATGGAAATTAGAAGATTTAACAGGATTAATAACATTGTGGCGGTTATTGTTTTGGTCGTCGCATCTGTTACGTATCTCTCTACAATTGAACCAAGCGTGAGCTTCTGGGATTGCGGAGAATTTATTGCATCATCATACAAGCTGGAGGTGGGACACGCTCCAGGAAACCCTGTATTCCAGGTAATTGCACGCGCATTTACTTTCTTCGGGGACAAAATGCATGCTGCCAAACTTATAAATTCCATGAGCGCCTTGTGTTCCGGTTTTACGATATTCTTCTTATATCTGACTATCGTTCACCTTGTTAGAAGAATTACTGAAAAGAAGAGGAAAATGGTTTTTGCAAACGGGAGCAACGCTTCCGGAGCGGCAGAAGGAGAATTTTCTCTTGGAGATGCAATTGCAATGTATGCGGCAGGTGTTGTTGGTGCTTTGGCGTATTGCTGGTCTGATACATTTTGGTTCTCTGCGGTTGAGGGTGAGGTTTATGCAATGTCATCTCTGTTTACAGCTGTTGTTGTTTGGGCAATGCTTAAATGGGAAGAGGAAGCGGATGAGAAATATGCAAACAGATGGATAGTGCTTATTGCCGTCCTGATGGGACTTTCAATAGGAGTGCAACTTCTTAATTTATTGGCAATTCCTGCTCTTGTTTTTGTTTATTATTACAAAAAATATACTGTTACAAAGAAGGGTGCTTTTAAAGTCATGCTTCTTTCATTTGTATTGATAGCATTAGTGCTTTGGTTTATAGTTCCTTATACAGCAAAGTTTGCAGCATATACAGATTTGCTGTTTGTAAACGGTTTAGGGCTTCCTGTAAATAGCGGAGCAGCATTCTTTGTGGCTGCTATTCTTGCGCTTTGCTTCTGGGGCGTTTATAGAACGTACAAGACTAAAAAAGCAATTTGGAATACGATATGGTTATGTCTTGCTTCTATACTGATAGGGTATTCTGTATTTGCCGTTGTAATAATCAGGTCCAGCGTAAATACCCCTACAAACGAGTATCAGCCAGATAATCCTTTTACCCTTGTAAGATATTTGAGCAGAGAGCAATATGGCAGTCAGCCTCTTCTTTACGGTGAGACTTATGCCTCCACTCTTAAGGAGATAAAGGTTCCTCATTATTATAATATAATGCATGGCAAATATGTGAAGCTGGATGCGCCGGCTGAGCCTGTTTACAATTCAGACACCAAGATGGTGTTTCCAAGAATGTACAGCTCTGCAGATCCATCTTATGCGGACTTCTACAATATGTACACTAATGGCGGCGGACGTTACATAGAGGGGAGCGATTACAAGATGCCTACCATGGGAGCTAATCTTAAGTATTTCTTTGATTATCAGTTGGATTTCATGTACTTCAGATATTTCATGTGGAACTTTGTGGGGAGACAAAATGATTTGCAGGCAAGTGTTCCGGGTGATATTTACAAAGGCAACTGGGAGAGCGGAATTAAGTTTTTAGATAAGGCAAGACTGGGAGACCAGAGTGAGGGGCCTGCTTACATTGTTCACAGCAGGGCAAAGAACCATTTCTATTTTCTGCCTCTAATTCTGGGACTTATAGGTTTGTGGTATCAGTATAAGAAAGACAAGAGAAATTTTGTTGTAACGCTTCTTTTGTTCTTCATGACAGGTATTGCAATCATATTATATCTTAACCAAACTCCTTATCAGCCAAGAGAGAGGGACTATGCTTATGCAGGTTCATTCTATGCGTTTGCAATTTGGATTGGTATTGCCGCAATGTGGCTGGCGGAAGTTTTGGAAAAGCTTATGAAGAAGCCAGTTGCAGCCTCTGCGGTTGCAGGTGTTTTGTGCTTGCTTGTGCCAATTCAGATGGTGTCTCAGACGTGGAATGATCACGACAGAAGCGGAAGATATACCTGTCGCGATATGGCTTATAATTATTTGCAAAACTGTGATAAAGACGCAATTCTGATTACACACGGAGATAATGATACATTCCCTTTGTGGTATATTCAGGAGGTTGAAGGTGTTAGAACAGATGTGAGAATTGTTAACACTTCATTGCTTGGAACTGATTGGTACATAGACCAGATGCAGCTTCAGCAATATGATTCCAAACCAATAAAATTCTCTATAAAGAAGGAGCAATATTATTACGGATGCAATGATTATGTGCAGGTTGTGGATAGAATAAAGGGTCCTATCCTGGCATCTGATGCAATGGATATTTTTGAAGATCCTTCTATTACAATTCCTTTGACAGATGGCAAGGACCACAATTTTATCCCTTGCAAACATTTGTTGATACCTGTAAATAAGGAGAATGTAAAGAAGTATCATATTGTTGCGGAGAAAGATTATGATAAAATTTTGGATACGGTAGAACTTGTTATTCCAAGCAATGTCTCTTCTATTACTAAAACAGATTTGATGTTGCTGGATTATCTGGCTCATTATAAATGGGATAGACCGCTTTATATGCTTAGCAGAGGAGGAGATGTTAATATTGGAGAGAAGGATTATCTGCAATATGATGGCTTTGGATATAAGTTTGTTCCTATAAAGAGCGCAACCGGACAGGCCGCCGGAAATATAGATCAGGTGGATGCTGATGCTTTGTATAATAGAGTAATGAATGTTTACAGGCTTAATTCTTTGAAAGCTCCAGTTAACATTGATTACCAGAATCTTTTAACATTCAACTCTTTAATTTCCATAAGAGAGATTATGACCAATACGGCCAAGGCCTTGTTGCAGGTTGGAGAGAAAGAGAAGGCGGTTAAGGTTTTGGACAGGATGCAGGAAGTTATGCCGGAGAAGAATTTCCCGCTGAACAATTCTATTATCTCTTCAGTCAATGATGCGGCCGTAATGGATGCAATCATTGTTTACTTAGAGTGCGGACAAAAAGCAAAAGGTGTTGCGCTTGGAGAGAAAATGGTAGAGGAGACAGAACAGCATATTCTTCTGTTCTCCAAGCCTTATCACGGCAAGCTGATATCAGAGGATAACCTTAAGAGAAACTTGTATTATTTGCTTATGATAGCAGATGCTTACAGGCAAGGCGGTGCAACTGCTGAGG